The Methanomicrobiales archaeon HGW-Methanomicrobiales-1 genome includes a region encoding these proteins:
- a CDS encoding ATPase, translated as MLQQMKRIQVIGPKPAFNQVVDLLYQEGTLHLEDVSLAVSPDEIPLQKVVLDTATSVADVLGKINGIFSTLPTITDDPARQRELLHTIRKESHEQVLERAQDIIGKLESTTRNLASRKSELSLTITALNRYSKVLEILQPLERELPMLEGFEVTILLIQKEHSEVVDLIKKELESITNNEFEMTSTTVDAETLAAIMIFNKRHSEQVHSFIYSVNVNEVRLPREYMGKPFYEMYALIEENKLHAGTEIKKIEEELFTLSSAWYQELSVLKKILEDMNDELGAFSNFALSEYTFVIMGWIPKKKMQTVRKSLADRFANRVVVKELDTTEKDMEAAPVFYDNPRWVKPFEIIMQLVAPPRYREIDPSPILAIFFPLFFGLMVGDIGYGIVILLIALLIKKRLKDMTFAVSLADILIISSIPTIIFGYLFGEFFGDFGEMMGWLHPVQFLGITWNRVEAMIPMLILAIMIGVIHVFLGLIIGMRNAIITKSKKHLAEKAGMLLMLIGLIVALVTLAEIAPETGIYPAGVLVIIALPLILFGAGVFGTIEVMSTVGNILSYARLMAIGMASVILAMVANRLGESFEIAAIGIIVALLLHALNIMLAMFSPSIHSMRLHIVEFFSKFYSGGGVVYKPFRKAVVEEGK; from the coding sequence GTGCTCCAGCAGATGAAACGAATCCAGGTGATAGGACCAAAACCGGCATTCAATCAGGTAGTTGACCTGTTGTACCAGGAAGGAACGCTTCATCTCGAAGACGTTTCCCTGGCAGTCTCCCCGGATGAGATCCCGTTACAGAAAGTGGTACTGGATACCGCAACCTCCGTTGCGGATGTATTGGGAAAGATCAACGGTATCTTTTCAACACTTCCCACGATAACCGATGATCCGGCACGCCAGCGGGAACTCTTACACACAATCCGGAAGGAGAGCCATGAACAGGTTCTGGAACGGGCACAGGATATCATCGGGAAACTGGAATCCACTACCCGCAATCTTGCATCCCGGAAGAGTGAACTCTCCTTAACCATCACGGCCCTGAACCGTTACTCAAAAGTCCTTGAAATACTCCAGCCGCTCGAACGCGAACTGCCCATGCTGGAGGGATTTGAAGTCACGATTCTTTTGATCCAGAAGGAACACAGCGAAGTTGTCGACCTGATAAAAAAGGAACTGGAGAGCATCACCAATAACGAGTTCGAGATGACATCGACAACGGTTGATGCTGAGACGCTTGCCGCGATCATGATCTTTAACAAACGGCATTCCGAACAGGTCCACTCCTTCATCTACTCGGTCAACGTGAACGAAGTGCGCCTGCCCCGGGAATATATGGGAAAGCCGTTTTACGAGATGTATGCCCTGATCGAGGAGAACAAGCTCCACGCCGGTACTGAAATTAAGAAGATCGAGGAGGAACTGTTTACGCTTTCCTCTGCCTGGTACCAGGAACTCTCGGTCTTAAAAAAGATCCTTGAGGATATGAACGATGAACTGGGTGCTTTTTCGAATTTTGCCCTGTCGGAATATACGTTCGTCATCATGGGCTGGATTCCCAAAAAGAAGATGCAGACAGTAAGAAAATCCCTGGCGGACCGGTTCGCCAACCGGGTGGTGGTTAAAGAACTGGACACGACAGAAAAGGATATGGAGGCAGCGCCGGTCTTTTACGATAACCCGCGCTGGGTAAAACCCTTTGAGATCATCATGCAGCTGGTCGCCCCTCCCCGGTACCGGGAGATCGATCCATCGCCGATCCTTGCCATCTTTTTCCCGCTCTTCTTCGGGCTCATGGTAGGCGATATCGGGTACGGGATCGTTATTCTCCTGATCGCCCTGCTCATCAAAAAGAGATTAAAGGACATGACATTTGCCGTCAGTCTTGCCGATATCCTCATCATCTCGTCGATCCCGACCATCATCTTCGGGTACCTGTTCGGCGAGTTTTTCGGGGATTTCGGTGAGATGATGGGCTGGCTGCACCCGGTGCAGTTCCTCGGTATCACGTGGAACCGGGTCGAGGCAATGATCCCGATGCTGATCCTCGCGATCATGATTGGCGTCATCCATGTCTTTTTGGGTCTCATCATCGGCATGCGCAACGCGATCATAACAAAAAGCAAAAAGCACCTTGCTGAAAAAGCCGGCATGCTGCTCATGCTGATCGGGCTCATCGTTGCCCTGGTAACGCTGGCAGAAATCGCTCCGGAGACCGGGATTTATCCCGCCGGTGTTCTCGTGATCATCGCGCTGCCCCTGATCCTTTTTGGTGCGGGAGTCTTTGGGACGATCGAGGTCATGAGTACGGTGGGAAACATCCTTTCCTATGCCCGTCTGATGGCGATCGGTATGGCGTCCGTGATTCTCGCGATGGTGGCGAACCGGCTGGGTGAGTCCTTCGAGATCGCTGCCATTGGGATCATTGTGGCGTTGCTGCTGCATGCACTGAATATTATGCTTGCGATGTTCAGTCCCTCGATCCATTCGATGCGTCTGCATATCGTGGAGTTCTTCTCGAAGTTCTATTCCGGGGGCGGTGTGGTGTATAAGCCGTTCCGGAAGGCGGTGGTGGAGGAGGGTAAGTAG
- a CDS encoding anti-sigma factor antagonist gives MTLCEVRTSGDITIVVMPLQIDHVAALTLDHELHELALREPKGLFCDFSSTKYISSSGLRIILKTAKTVKAAGGHFGVFSLTHFVDHIFSLSGFAQVVSIYDTEEGAIRAVTH, from the coding sequence ATGACACTGTGCGAAGTACGAACCAGCGGGGATATTACCATTGTTGTAATGCCCCTCCAGATTGACCATGTCGCGGCATTGACACTGGACCACGAGCTCCATGAACTCGCCCTCCGGGAACCAAAGGGACTGTTCTGCGATTTTTCATCCACAAAATACATCTCCAGTTCCGGGCTCCGAATCATTCTCAAGACTGCAAAGACCGTAAAAGCAGCGGGAGGCCACTTCGGGGTCTTCTCCCTTACGCATTTTGTCGACCATATATTCTCCCTGTCCGGGTTCGCTCAGGTTGTCTCCATCTACGATACCGAAGAAGGGGCCATCCGGGCGGTTACCCACTAG
- a CDS encoding V-type ATP synthase subunit D has translation MEQVKPTRMELMRKKSQIKLAEQGRDLLREKMDALIQEFFKILNTVSNSRDELELVSKEADLALMIAQAVDDPVTLKSASFATRRSITVDITGKNIMGVPVPVIEKKRISKSMMERGYGIISTSGRIDETAERFEAELDLLIQLAETETAMRRLGSEIQMNRRRVNALEQILIPELKSQAKYIKNAIEEREREDLFRLKKVKSILEKKKKKAKEKKEAAMRGP, from the coding sequence ATGGAGCAGGTCAAGCCCACCCGGATGGAGCTGATGCGGAAGAAATCCCAGATCAAGCTTGCAGAGCAGGGCCGGGATCTCTTACGGGAGAAGATGGATGCGCTCATCCAGGAATTTTTCAAGATCTTAAACACCGTCTCGAACTCCCGCGATGAGCTGGAACTGGTCTCCAAGGAAGCCGATCTCGCCCTCATGATTGCCCAGGCAGTCGATGATCCGGTCACGCTCAAATCCGCATCTTTTGCCACGCGGAGATCGATCACGGTCGATATCACCGGCAAGAACATTATGGGTGTCCCGGTCCCAGTGATCGAGAAGAAACGGATCTCGAAAAGTATGATGGAACGGGGCTACGGGATCATCTCCACGAGCGGGAGGATTGATGAGACCGCCGAGCGGTTCGAAGCCGAGCTGGACCTGCTCATCCAGCTCGCCGAGACCGAGACTGCCATGCGGCGGCTGGGGTCGGAGATCCAGATGAACCGCCGGCGGGTCAATGCACTGGAGCAGATCCTGATCCCCGAACTGAAAAGCCAGGCGAAGTACATCAAGAACGCTATCGAGGAGCGGGAACGCGAGGACCTGTTCCGGTTAAAGAAGGTCAAGAGCATTCTTGAGAAGAAGAAAAAGAAGGCGAAGGAGAAGAAAGAAGCTGCGATGCGAGGTCCTTAA
- a CDS encoding V-type ATP synthase subunit B (produces ATP from ADP in the presence of a proton gradient across the membrane; the B subunit is part of the catalytic core of the ATP synthase complex) produces MKPVSLVTKEYKTIDYVSGPLIFVNGVKGASFGEIVRITLRDGEVRTGQVLDISEDHAVVQVYEGTRGIDTTDTTVRFTGEPARINVSLDMLGRVFSGVGKARDGGPEIIPEAILDIAGTPINPTARDKPADFIQTGMSAIDGLNTLVRGQKLPIFSGSGLPASKLAAQIARQAKVRGEGEKFAVVFVAMGITHKEASFFTRDFERTGALERVVFFMNLADDPTVERLAAPRCGLTVAEFLAFTHHLHVLVILTDMINYCEALREISTAREEVPGRRGYPGYMYTDLSTIYERAGRLKGKKGSITQLPILTMPDDDITHPVPDLTGYITEGQIVLSRDLFRRGAYPPVDALPCLSRLMNLGIGTGKTREDHRGVADQLYASYAYGRDLRRLVAIVGEEALTELDKKYLKLADGFEKQFISQGDEDRSIEDTFRIAWELFAMLPEEELKRIKREHIQKYHPLHKEAGGG; encoded by the coding sequence ATGAAACCCGTCTCGCTGGTGACAAAAGAGTACAAAACAATCGATTATGTATCGGGCCCCTTAATCTTTGTCAACGGTGTCAAAGGCGCCTCATTCGGGGAGATCGTCCGGATCACCCTGCGGGATGGGGAGGTCCGGACCGGACAGGTACTTGACATATCAGAAGATCACGCTGTCGTGCAGGTGTACGAAGGCACCCGGGGTATCGATACAACGGATACCACGGTCAGGTTCACCGGCGAACCCGCCCGGATCAATGTGTCACTGGATATGCTGGGTCGGGTCTTCAGTGGCGTGGGAAAAGCCCGTGACGGGGGCCCGGAGATCATACCGGAGGCGATCCTCGATATTGCCGGCACGCCCATTAACCCCACGGCACGGGACAAGCCGGCGGATTTTATCCAGACCGGCATGTCGGCAATCGACGGGCTCAACACGCTGGTGCGGGGCCAGAAACTGCCGATCTTCTCCGGCTCGGGTCTTCCCGCCAGCAAGCTTGCAGCCCAGATTGCCCGGCAGGCAAAAGTGCGGGGTGAGGGGGAGAAGTTTGCCGTGGTCTTTGTTGCGATGGGTATCACCCACAAGGAAGCGTCCTTCTTCACGAGGGATTTCGAGCGGACCGGGGCGCTCGAACGGGTGGTCTTTTTTATGAACCTCGCCGACGATCCCACGGTGGAACGGCTCGCCGCCCCCCGGTGCGGGCTGACGGTCGCAGAGTTCCTCGCGTTCACCCACCACCTGCACGTGCTCGTAATCCTGACCGACATGATCAATTACTGCGAAGCCCTCCGGGAGATCTCGACTGCCCGGGAAGAAGTGCCCGGCCGGCGGGGCTATCCCGGCTATATGTACACGGACCTCTCCACGATTTATGAGCGGGCCGGCAGGTTGAAAGGAAAGAAAGGTTCGATCACCCAGCTCCCGATCCTGACCATGCCGGACGATGACATCACCCACCCGGTGCCCGATCTCACGGGATACATCACCGAAGGGCAGATTGTCCTGTCCCGGGACCTCTTCCGCAGGGGAGCATATCCACCGGTTGATGCCCTTCCCTGTCTCTCCCGGCTCATGAACTTGGGGATCGGGACCGGCAAGACCCGGGAAGATCACCGGGGAGTTGCCGATCAGTTGTACGCATCGTATGCCTATGGCCGGGATCTGCGCCGGCTGGTGGCGATTGTCGGGGAGGAAGCCCTGACGGAACTGGATAAAAAATACCTGAAGTTAGCGGATGGGTTTGAGAAGCAGTTCATCTCGCAGGGCGATGAAGACCGGTCGATAGAGGATACATTCAGAATCGCATGGGAACTGTTTGCCATGCTTCCCGAAGAAGAACTCAAGCGGATTAAACGGGAACACATCCAGAAATACCATCCCCTGCATAAGGAAGCGGGCGGAGGCTGA